One window from the genome of Gammaproteobacteria bacterium encodes:
- the arfB gene encoding alternative ribosome rescue aminoacyl-tRNA hydrolase ArfB, translating into MDREKQVLQISTRASIPLDEIELTPIRASGPGGQNVNKVSSAIHLRFDIKASSLPDFYKERLLALHDRRISREGIIVIKAQQARTQERNREEALTRLVELIQRASRVQKKRVPTKPTRAARKRRMDEKKMRGRTKALRGKVFD; encoded by the coding sequence ATGGACCGCGAAAAACAAGTTCTGCAAATCTCTACCCGTGCCTCGATTCCGCTCGACGAGATCGAGCTGACGCCTATTCGCGCTTCGGGGCCCGGTGGGCAGAACGTCAACAAGGTGTCATCAGCGATCCACCTACGGTTCGATATAAAAGCCTCGTCCCTCCCCGACTTCTACAAGGAACGTTTGCTGGCATTGCACGACCGCCGTATCTCCAGGGAAGGCATAATCGTGATCAAGGCCCAGCAGGCACGCACCCAGGAACGCAACCGCGAAGAGGCGCTGACCCGGCTTGTGGAGCTGATACAGCGCGCATCGCGAGTGCAAAAGAAGCGGGTACCCACCAAGCCCACACGCGCCGCCCGGAAAAGGCGTATGGACGAGAAAAAGATGCGTGGCCGGACCAAGGCATTGCGGGGGAAGG